A single window of Aspergillus puulaauensis MK2 DNA, chromosome 5, nearly complete sequence DNA harbors:
- a CDS encoding HD domain-containing protein (COG:S;~EggNog:ENOG410PHDD;~InterPro:IPR006674,IPR039356,IPR003607;~PFAM:PF12917,PF13023;~go_function: GO:0002953 - 5'-deoxynucleotidase activity [Evidence IEA]), which yields MGSETPADSSWTPQSVLSTLPYPIEENSSSPVPFFHLLERLKTTKREGWRRFNINNGESISDHMYRMSVMTMLAPPSLATRLNLQHCMKMALVHDMAESLVGDITPADPIKKTEKARREAAVMEYIAGTLLRGVPSGMLAGDDILAVFNEYEANETLEAQFVHDVDKMELLLQMVEYERSREIDLAEFLNVAKKIYLPEIQEWAATVLKEREALWKTRTSQSTN from the exons ATGGGATCTGAAACCCCCGCCGATTCCTCCTGGACCCCCCAGTCTG TACTATCCACTTTGCCTTACCCCATAGAAGAgaactcttcctctccggttCCCTTTTTCCACCTCCTCGAACGACTGAAGACCACAAAGCGCGAAGGATGGCGCCGattcaacatcaacaacggAGAGTCAATCTCAGACCACATGTACCGCATGTCAGTGATGACCATGCTCGCCCCGCCCTCTCTGGCCACTCGCCTCAACCTTCAACATTGCATGAAGATGGCCCTTGTTCATGATATGGCCGAATCGCTTGTCGGTGACATCACCCCCGCCGATCCGATCAAAAAGACCGAAAAGGCCCGTCGCGAGGCCGCTGTGATGGAGTATATCGCCGGGACCTTATTGCGCGGTGTTCCAAGCGGAATGCTCGCTGGGGATGACATCCTTGCCGTCTTCAACGAGTACGAAGCGAACGAAACGCTCGAAGCGCAATTCGTCCACGACGTTGATAAGATGGAGCTTCTGTTGCAGATGGTTGAATACGAGCGGAGCCGCGAAATTGATTTGGCAGAATTCTTGAATGTCGCAAAGAAGATATATCTTCCTGAAATCCAAGAATGGGCAGCGACTGTGCTGAAGGAGCGGGAGGCGCTCTGGAAGACAAGAACATCCCAGTCTACGAATTAA